The proteins below are encoded in one region of Epinephelus lanceolatus isolate andai-2023 chromosome 7, ASM4190304v1, whole genome shotgun sequence:
- the rab9b gene encoding ras-related protein Rab-9B — protein MMSGKSLLLKVILLGDGGVGKSSLMNRYVTDRFDSQSFHTIGVEFLNRDLEVDGRLVTLQIWDTAGQERFKSLRTPFYRGADCCLLTFAVNDLQSFQNLGCWKKEFMYYSDVKDPERFPFVVLGNKVDMEQREVGEDEARAWCEENGCCPYFETSAKDDTNVTAAFEAAVREVLAAEDQIDHALLSSTIDLHGNRKTSRASCC, from the coding sequence atgatgagCGGGAAGAGCCTGCTCCTGAAGGTGATCCTGCTGGGGGACGGTGGAGTGGGCAAGTCCTCCCTAATGAACCGCTATGTCACAGACCGCTTCGACTCCCAGTCCTTCCACACCATTGGCGTGGAGTTCCTCAACCGGGACCTGGAGGTGGACGGGCGTCTGGTAACCCTTCAGATCTGGGACACAGCAGGCCAGGAGCGCTTCAAATCCCTGCGCACACCTTTCTACCGAGGCGCCGACTGCTGCCTGCTCACATTTGCTGTGAACGACCTGCAGAGCTTCCAAAACCTCGGCTGCTGGAAGAAGGAGTTCATGTATTACTCAGACGTTAAAGACCCTGAGCGGTTCCCTTTTGTGGTGCTCGGCAATAAGGTAGACATGGAGCAGAGGGAGGTTGGGGAGGACGAAGCGCGGGCGTGGTGTGAAGAGAACGGCTGCTGCCCTTACTTCGAGACCAGCGCAAAGGATGACACTAATGTCACAGCTGCATTCGAGGCAGCTGTCAGAGAGGTTCTTGCTGCTGAGGACCAGATTGACCATGCGCTACTGAGTAGTACTATCGATCTCCACGGCAACCGCAAAACCTCTCGTGCGTCTTGCTGCTGA
- the pofut4 gene encoding GDP-fucose protein O-fucosyltransferase 4 isoform X2, with translation MAGRGRLVPCACLGLFGVLCWVWVSFASFPDDQLPLEALDAVDRGAFLPQSALSEMEFASISSYRGPGNRDRRSNKELPILLWWSAGLFPHFPGDTERIDCATSSCLVTSNRKLYKRTASIIFYGTDFRAYEAPLPRLRHQTWALFHEESPMNNYILSHGPGIRLFNYTATFRRESDYPLTLQWLPSLDYLLRPVGVSLEEKNRLRREGLAPVLYMQSHCDVPSDRNRYVQELMKYIQVDSYGKCLNNKPLPEHLEDTSTATGEEANFMNFVARYKFHLALENGLCPDYMTEKLWRPLHQGCVPVYRGSSVVADWMPNDHSVIIIDNFPSPKALGEFLKRLDENDDEYAKYLEFKNPTRITNARLLAALETREWGVNDMSKPNYLNGFECYVCDRENARLAAERAHRKAPAKNPPPQPRMANNFHMGCPLPSPGYGDVQDVPADDGWLQIWPQDYWQSLDQAEGLESLIRHNESDPSLLWKHIQNIAVSRARGKH, from the exons ATGGCGGGTAGGGGCAGGCTGGTGCCCTGTGCGTGTCTGGGGCTGTTTGGTGTCCTGTGCTGGGTCTGGGTCTCCTTTGCCTCCTTTCCAGATGACCAACTTCCCCTGGAGGCCCTGGATGCAGTGGACCGAGGAGCCTTTCTGCCCCAGAGTGCTCTGTCAGAGATGGAGTTTGCCTCCATCAGTTCATACAGAGGACCTGGCAACAGAGACCGCCGCAGCAACAAGGAGCTGCCCATCCTCCTCTGGTGGAGCGCAGGACTGTTCCCACATTTCCCCGGTGACACCGAGCGCATCGACTGTGCCACATCCTCCTGCCTGGTCACAAGCAATCGCAAG CTGTACAAGCGGACAGCATCCATCATCTTTTATGGAACAGACTTTCGGGCATATGAGGCTCCGCTCCCTCGTCTCCGCCACCAGACCTGGGCACTGTTCCATGAAGAGTCACCCATGAATAACTACATCCTCTCCCATGGACCGGGAATCAGGCTGTTCAACTACACAGCCACGTTTCGCAGGGAGTCAGACTATCCCCTGACCCTGCAGTGGCTGCCCTCTCTGGATTACTTGCTGAGGCCTGTGGGCGTGTCCCTGGAGGAGAAGAACCGGCTCAGGAGAGAGGGCCTGGCTCCTGTGCTGTACATGCAGTCTCACTGTGATGTGCCGTCGGACAGAAACAGATATGTCCAGGAGCTCATGAAGTACATTCAG GTGGACTCTTACGGGAAATGCTTGAACAACAAACCTCTACCTGAACATCTGGAGGACACATCCACAGCCACCGGAGAAGAGGCCAACTTTATGAATTTTGTTGCCCGCTACAAGTTTCACCTGGCACTGGAGAATGGCCTGTGTCCAGATTACATGACAGAGAAGCTGTGGCGGCCTCTCCATCAGGGCTGCGTTCCCGTCTATCGAGGCTCCTCTGTGGTCGCAGACTGGATGCCCAACGACCACTCTGTAATCATCATAGATAACTTCCCCTCACCGAAAGCTCTAGGCGAGTTCCTCAAACGCCTCGATGAGAACGATGATGAATATGCAAAATATTTAGAGTTCAAGAACCCCACGCGCATCACTAACGCTCGTTTGCTGGCGGCCCTGGAGACGCGCGAGTGGGGGGTTAATGACATGAGTAAACCCAACTACCTGAATGGATTTGAATGTTACGTGTGTGACCGGGAGAATGCACGACTGGCAGCAGAACGTGCACACAGGAAAGCCCCTGCAAAGAACCCCCCTCCTCAGCCTAGAATGGCCAACAACTTTCACATGGGGTGCCCCCTGCCCAGCCCGGGGTACGGAGATGTCCAAGACGTACCAGCAGATGATGG ATGGTTACAAATATGGCCTCAGGATTACTGGCAGAGCCTGGACCAAGCAGAGGGGCTGGAGTCTCTGATAAGACATAACGAGTCAGACCCTTCACTGCTGTGGAAGCACATCCAAAACATTGCTGTGAGCAGAGCCAGaggaaaacactga
- the pofut4 gene encoding GDP-fucose protein O-fucosyltransferase 4 isoform X1, which yields MAGRGRLVPCACLGLFGVLCWVWVSFASFPDDQLPLEALDAVDRGAFLPQSALSEMEFASISSYRGPGNRDRRSNKELPILLWWSAGLFPHFPGDTERIDCATSSCLVTSNRKVQLYKRTASIIFYGTDFRAYEAPLPRLRHQTWALFHEESPMNNYILSHGPGIRLFNYTATFRRESDYPLTLQWLPSLDYLLRPVGVSLEEKNRLRREGLAPVLYMQSHCDVPSDRNRYVQELMKYIQVDSYGKCLNNKPLPEHLEDTSTATGEEANFMNFVARYKFHLALENGLCPDYMTEKLWRPLHQGCVPVYRGSSVVADWMPNDHSVIIIDNFPSPKALGEFLKRLDENDDEYAKYLEFKNPTRITNARLLAALETREWGVNDMSKPNYLNGFECYVCDRENARLAAERAHRKAPAKNPPPQPRMANNFHMGCPLPSPGYGDVQDVPADDGWLQIWPQDYWQSLDQAEGLESLIRHNESDPSLLWKHIQNIAVSRARGKH from the exons ATGGCGGGTAGGGGCAGGCTGGTGCCCTGTGCGTGTCTGGGGCTGTTTGGTGTCCTGTGCTGGGTCTGGGTCTCCTTTGCCTCCTTTCCAGATGACCAACTTCCCCTGGAGGCCCTGGATGCAGTGGACCGAGGAGCCTTTCTGCCCCAGAGTGCTCTGTCAGAGATGGAGTTTGCCTCCATCAGTTCATACAGAGGACCTGGCAACAGAGACCGCCGCAGCAACAAGGAGCTGCCCATCCTCCTCTGGTGGAGCGCAGGACTGTTCCCACATTTCCCCGGTGACACCGAGCGCATCGACTGTGCCACATCCTCCTGCCTGGTCACAAGCAATCGCAAG GTGCAGCTGTACAAGCGGACAGCATCCATCATCTTTTATGGAACAGACTTTCGGGCATATGAGGCTCCGCTCCCTCGTCTCCGCCACCAGACCTGGGCACTGTTCCATGAAGAGTCACCCATGAATAACTACATCCTCTCCCATGGACCGGGAATCAGGCTGTTCAACTACACAGCCACGTTTCGCAGGGAGTCAGACTATCCCCTGACCCTGCAGTGGCTGCCCTCTCTGGATTACTTGCTGAGGCCTGTGGGCGTGTCCCTGGAGGAGAAGAACCGGCTCAGGAGAGAGGGCCTGGCTCCTGTGCTGTACATGCAGTCTCACTGTGATGTGCCGTCGGACAGAAACAGATATGTCCAGGAGCTCATGAAGTACATTCAG GTGGACTCTTACGGGAAATGCTTGAACAACAAACCTCTACCTGAACATCTGGAGGACACATCCACAGCCACCGGAGAAGAGGCCAACTTTATGAATTTTGTTGCCCGCTACAAGTTTCACCTGGCACTGGAGAATGGCCTGTGTCCAGATTACATGACAGAGAAGCTGTGGCGGCCTCTCCATCAGGGCTGCGTTCCCGTCTATCGAGGCTCCTCTGTGGTCGCAGACTGGATGCCCAACGACCACTCTGTAATCATCATAGATAACTTCCCCTCACCGAAAGCTCTAGGCGAGTTCCTCAAACGCCTCGATGAGAACGATGATGAATATGCAAAATATTTAGAGTTCAAGAACCCCACGCGCATCACTAACGCTCGTTTGCTGGCGGCCCTGGAGACGCGCGAGTGGGGGGTTAATGACATGAGTAAACCCAACTACCTGAATGGATTTGAATGTTACGTGTGTGACCGGGAGAATGCACGACTGGCAGCAGAACGTGCACACAGGAAAGCCCCTGCAAAGAACCCCCCTCCTCAGCCTAGAATGGCCAACAACTTTCACATGGGGTGCCCCCTGCCCAGCCCGGGGTACGGAGATGTCCAAGACGTACCAGCAGATGATGG ATGGTTACAAATATGGCCTCAGGATTACTGGCAGAGCCTGGACCAAGCAGAGGGGCTGGAGTCTCTGATAAGACATAACGAGTCAGACCCTTCACTGCTGTGGAAGCACATCCAAAACATTGCTGTGAGCAGAGCCAGaggaaaacactga